A single genomic interval of Nodosilinea sp. PGN35 harbors:
- a CDS encoding serine hydrolase, which produces MTRAFLRPRLWTVVGLVTAGGLLRMSVDWRLWARSLTYPDRPITSTEWYQPQQLVPGAAPQAPPLARAETTEIPPEALQRAIDFAERQNSVALLVMHRDRLVLERYWQGHTAEAPVNSMSMAKTLLALLIGVAIDEGHIGSLQDAVGTYLPEWADDPRGDITLADLLYMQSGLRNDSRIDTLESDLVKLYGGSDAPKLALGIPLETTPGTVFDYSNFNSQLLSLVLERATGEPVGDYLSSRLWQPLGAGDGFLWLDRPGGHAKPFCCFFATAPDWVRLGQLLLHGGRVGETQVIPAGWIQQMRQESPLEPTFGLHIWLKARTADYPQVNRASSAPFAAADTFYLDGRHHQRVYVIPSEELVIVRLGEEPPAWNDAVIPNAIVEGLRR; this is translated from the coding sequence ATGACGAGAGCATTCCTTCGACCTCGGCTGTGGACGGTGGTAGGTCTGGTGACGGCGGGCGGCCTGCTGCGGATGTCGGTGGACTGGCGGCTGTGGGCGCGATCGCTCACCTACCCCGATCGACCCATCACCTCGACCGAGTGGTATCAGCCCCAGCAGCTCGTCCCCGGCGCTGCCCCCCAGGCTCCACCCCTGGCGCGGGCCGAGACCACGGAGATTCCCCCGGAGGCGCTCCAGCGGGCGATTGACTTTGCCGAGCGGCAAAACTCGGTGGCGCTGCTGGTGATGCACCGCGATCGCCTGGTGCTGGAGCGCTACTGGCAGGGCCACACCGCCGAGGCCCCGGTCAACTCCATGTCGATGGCCAAAACCCTGCTGGCGCTGCTGATCGGCGTGGCGATCGACGAGGGCCACATCGGCTCTCTTCAAGACGCTGTAGGCACCTATCTGCCCGAGTGGGCCGACGACCCCAGGGGCGACATCACCCTGGCCGACCTGCTCTATATGCAGTCGGGCCTGCGCAACGACAGCCGCATCGACACTCTGGAGTCTGATCTCGTCAAGCTCTACGGCGGCTCCGATGCCCCCAAGCTGGCCCTGGGCATTCCTTTAGAAACTACCCCTGGCACGGTCTTTGACTACAGCAATTTCAACTCGCAGCTGCTCAGCCTGGTGCTCGAGCGGGCCACGGGAGAACCCGTTGGCGACTACCTGAGCAGCCGTCTGTGGCAGCCGCTGGGAGCGGGCGATGGCTTTCTCTGGCTCGATCGCCCTGGGGGCCATGCCAAACCCTTCTGCTGCTTTTTTGCCACCGCCCCAGACTGGGTGCGCCTGGGGCAACTGCTGCTGCACGGGGGCCGCGTCGGTGAAACCCAGGTGATCCCCGCCGGGTGGATTCAGCAGATGCGTCAGGAGTCGCCCCTGGAGCCCACCTTTGGCCTGCACATCTGGCTCAAGGCGCGCACCGCCGACTACCCCCAGGTCAACCGAGCGTCGTCGGCCCCCTTTGCCGCCGCCGATACCTTTTACCTCGATGGCCGCCACCACCAGCGGGTGTACGTGATTCCGTCGGAGGAGTTAGTGATTGTGCGCCTGGGCGAAGAGCCCCCGGCCTGGAACGATGCGGTGATTCCCAATGCGATCGTGGAGGGGCTGCGGCGCTAG
- a CDS encoding alpha/beta fold hydrolase: protein MFIPPGFIQRSVALRLGTVTYIEADADFWPAPPSSAVPLLFVHGFGGGSSSYEWSKVYPAFAAHPVLAPDLIGWGDSDHPDRPCTTDDYLALLGDLIDQLCPAPPLVIASSLSGAMMVRAAVEQPERLRGLFLVAPAGLADFGQDPSRSPINQIVKLPVIDQLLYRGAIATAEGIRLFLAQRQFADDSKISDDIVAAYLKSAQQPNADVAALAFVRGDLSFDLAPYLPRLTTPTVLLWGEAAQLTDVALGRRLAALNPNAIRRFEVLPGVGLTPQLEQPGVTVGLIQQWLSELAQ from the coding sequence ATGTTTATTCCCCCCGGTTTTATCCAGCGGTCGGTGGCCCTACGCCTGGGCACCGTAACCTATATTGAAGCCGATGCCGACTTCTGGCCCGCCCCGCCTAGCTCCGCTGTGCCGCTGCTGTTTGTGCACGGCTTTGGCGGTGGGTCGTCGAGCTACGAGTGGTCTAAGGTGTACCCGGCCTTTGCGGCACACCCGGTGCTGGCCCCCGATCTGATTGGCTGGGGCGACTCCGACCACCCCGATCGCCCCTGTACCACCGACGACTACCTGGCCCTGCTGGGGGACTTGATCGACCAACTCTGTCCCGCTCCGCCCCTGGTGATCGCCTCCTCCCTCAGCGGGGCGATGATGGTGCGCGCTGCCGTCGAGCAGCCCGAACGCCTCAGGGGTTTGTTTCTGGTGGCCCCCGCCGGGCTGGCTGACTTTGGCCAAGACCCCAGCCGCTCGCCGATCAACCAAATTGTTAAGCTGCCGGTGATCGATCAGCTGCTCTACCGGGGGGCGATCGCCACCGCCGAGGGCATTCGGCTGTTCTTGGCCCAGCGCCAGTTTGCCGACGACAGCAAAATTTCTGACGATATTGTGGCCGCCTACCTTAAGTCGGCCCAACAGCCCAATGCCGATGTGGCCGCCCTGGCTTTTGTGCGGGGCGACCTGAGCTTTGATCTGGCCCCTTACCTACCCCGGCTCACCACTCCCACTGTCCTGCTCTGGGGCGAGGCTGCCCAGCTTACCGATGTGGCGCTGGGCCGTCGTCTAGCTGCCCTCAACCCCAATGCTATTCGTCGCTTTGAGGTGCTGCCGGGGGTGGGGCTGACCCCCCAGCTCGAGCAGCCTGGGGTCACCGTTGGGCTGATTCAGCAATGGTTGAGCGAGCTGGCTCAGTAG
- a CDS encoding type II CAAX prenyl endopeptidase Rce1 family protein: protein MLLPPDQPLPLSPRGRRLARRAALMVAIACLVGLLAIKAGVAAPDGGPVSSPNAPQPSSSYPLSNYDRALALPANRVESFPPTPLPTAPTLRPSGLWSGRLILPSEAEYAADPGDWVWIELWHSAPDFTELAGQTIKLTWKTQPLTETYLRAVTRDVVFNAQAERFLANGNVVPTRLNGRRGVGPLQSLAGARPNDDVTVRLTEVEVASEASRPVVRVGLEPIQITGREYGLVKLLGPDDTVSAPLPPVCPGERPCPSEYFRVQFYNSVAGNFSGPIGTVRIPQQPAMAGDRFMSNLRQLAESPAGSAGWYIYGSRAEDGVFTVQALKPRALFQLQPDDVVLGLAPGRRYLDRDNWQGTPQRQGTLQRVLVSPTAGSAETAQALWHEGDYALAIHLFGGIGGDRGEFTPVGTVTGHFAYGLARVVREPITDELQFDLQYQQIYAHNPNGIVSGTHDWADYMGDMQRGWLGLRPVSDVVVKLDAFIAPFQFGDTRISLFRELLMQLQVIAARYRTGDGTGVAPVTPAVSCVQDSNQALFIAVQHLRRQLESHAEIVEWVRQNPRSPEAERARRFVALGDDLEAMLVPYGVVRRDWQTNAEVLAGVASAADFTSRRRLSSGVLSWHSMMPRWAHDQVARRFLEHGGQLWFLRTNMVGGFDPAVQPLPPTALFGGIPLVGRVAQRLADAFATGLSWPMALLGLGGLGLYALVALPFGLGNGFLIRQSPGLGVPALGLDALRRLVAPALAEETVFRVMLLPHPVEGVPGDRWLLWAIVSCVAFILYHVGLDRTLYKGTGAGLSDSRFLVLVGWLGLVLTGLYWITGSLWLVVLMHWAVVLVWVYGLGGWGRLTKPQLSAKPHSDRRLSVPRRSP, encoded by the coding sequence ATGCTACTGCCTCCCGATCAGCCATTGCCGCTGTCTCCCCGTGGCCGTCGGTTGGCGCGGCGGGCGGCTTTGATGGTGGCGATCGCCTGTCTTGTAGGGCTGCTGGCCATTAAAGCCGGAGTTGCGGCTCCTGATGGGGGGCCGGTCAGCTCCCCTAATGCGCCCCAGCCCTCATCCAGCTATCCCCTATCCAACTACGATCGCGCCCTGGCCCTACCCGCCAATCGAGTCGAGAGCTTTCCCCCCACGCCGCTGCCGACCGCCCCTACCCTGCGGCCCAGCGGCCTCTGGAGCGGCAGGCTGATTCTCCCCAGCGAGGCCGAGTACGCCGCCGACCCCGGCGACTGGGTGTGGATCGAGCTGTGGCACAGTGCCCCCGACTTCACCGAGCTGGCGGGCCAGACGATTAAGCTCACCTGGAAGACCCAGCCCCTAACCGAAACCTACCTCAGGGCCGTCACCCGCGATGTGGTATTCAATGCCCAGGCCGAGCGGTTTTTGGCCAATGGCAATGTCGTTCCCACCCGGCTCAACGGTCGCCGAGGGGTGGGGCCTCTGCAATCTCTGGCGGGGGCCAGACCGAACGATGATGTGACGGTACGCCTGACGGAGGTGGAGGTGGCCAGCGAGGCATCGCGTCCGGTGGTGCGGGTTGGTCTGGAGCCGATTCAGATTACCGGAAGAGAATACGGCCTGGTAAAGCTGTTGGGGCCTGACGACACCGTCAGTGCCCCGCTGCCTCCCGTTTGCCCCGGTGAGCGGCCCTGCCCGAGCGAGTACTTTCGCGTTCAGTTTTACAACTCGGTTGCGGGCAACTTCAGCGGCCCCATCGGTACGGTTCGTATCCCGCAGCAGCCCGCTATGGCAGGCGATCGCTTCATGTCTAACCTGCGGCAGCTGGCTGAGTCCCCGGCGGGCAGCGCCGGATGGTACATCTATGGCAGTCGCGCTGAAGATGGCGTATTCACGGTGCAGGCCCTGAAGCCCAGGGCGTTGTTTCAGCTTCAGCCCGACGATGTGGTACTGGGGTTGGCCCCAGGCCGCCGCTACCTCGATCGCGACAACTGGCAGGGCACCCCTCAACGCCAGGGCACCCTCCAGCGGGTGCTGGTGAGCCCGACGGCGGGCAGTGCCGAAACCGCCCAGGCCCTGTGGCACGAGGGCGACTACGCCCTGGCGATCCATCTGTTTGGCGGCATCGGTGGCGATCGCGGTGAATTTACCCCGGTGGGCACCGTGACTGGCCATTTTGCCTACGGGCTGGCGCGGGTGGTGCGCGAACCCATCACCGATGAGCTTCAGTTTGACCTCCAGTACCAGCAGATCTATGCCCACAACCCCAACGGCATTGTGTCGGGCACCCACGACTGGGCCGACTACATGGGCGATATGCAGCGGGGCTGGCTAGGGCTTCGCCCCGTATCCGACGTGGTGGTTAAGCTGGACGCGTTTATCGCCCCGTTTCAGTTTGGCGACACCCGCATTTCGCTGTTTCGCGAGCTGCTGATGCAGCTCCAGGTCATTGCCGCCCGCTACCGCACGGGCGACGGCACCGGGGTCGCCCCGGTCACCCCGGCGGTCTCCTGCGTCCAAGATTCGAACCAGGCGCTGTTTATTGCCGTACAGCACCTGCGCCGCCAGCTCGAGAGCCATGCTGAAATTGTGGAGTGGGTGCGACAAAACCCCCGCAGCCCGGAGGCAGAGCGGGCCAGACGCTTTGTGGCCCTGGGGGACGATCTCGAAGCCATGCTGGTGCCCTACGGGGTGGTGCGCCGCGACTGGCAAACCAACGCCGAGGTCTTGGCCGGGGTGGCCTCGGCCGCAGATTTCACCAGCCGCCGCCGACTGTCCAGCGGCGTGCTGAGCTGGCACAGCATGATGCCCCGCTGGGCCCACGACCAGGTGGCCCGCAGGTTTTTAGAGCACGGCGGCCAGCTGTGGTTTTTACGCACCAACATGGTGGGCGGGTTTGATCCGGCGGTGCAGCCGCTGCCGCCCACGGCGCTGTTTGGGGGCATTCCCCTGGTGGGGCGGGTGGCCCAGCGGCTGGCCGATGCCTTTGCCACCGGGTTGAGCTGGCCCATGGCCCTGCTGGGGCTGGGGGGGTTGGGGCTCTACGCCCTGGTGGCGCTGCCCTTTGGCCTGGGCAATGGGTTTTTGATCCGGCAGAGCCCTGGCCTTGGGGTGCCGGCCCTGGGGCTAGACGCGCTGCGCCGCCTGGTAGCACCGGCTTTGGCTGAGGAAACGGTGTTTCGGGTCATGCTGCTGCCCCATCCGGTGGAAGGGGTGCCCGGCGATCGCTGGCTGCTGTGGGCCATCGTCAGCTGCGTGGCGTTCATTCTCTACCACGTGGGGCTCGATAGAACGCTGTACAAGGGCACGGGGGCGGGGCTCTCTGACTCCCGCTTTTTGGTGCTGGTGGGCTGGCTGGGCCTGGTGCTGACTGGCCTGTACTGGATTACAGGCTCCCTCTGGCTCGTGGTGCTGATGCACTGGGCGGTGGTACTGGTGTGGGTGTATGGCCTGGGCGGCTGGGGGCGACTGACGAAACCGCAGCTGTCGGCCAAACCCCACAGCGATCGCCGATTGTCTGTACCGCGCCGCTCGCCCTAG
- the radC gene encoding DNA repair protein RadC, whose product MTYHVRVLDMPSSDRPRERLLSYGAKSLSTAELLAILLGTGQGPGKLSAVGLGQLILQEMGQNQRDPLTALRDVSAHDLIAIDGVGPAKATTILAAIELGKRVLQAIPPEKTVVDDPAIAAAALSHELMWQAQERFAVVLLDVRHRLMGTKVVTIGTATETLAHPREIFKTVIRHGAVRCIVAHNHPSGNLEPSPDDLALTRQLLQGAQILAVPVLDHLIIGNGDFRSLRQTTQLWQETLQGA is encoded by the coding sequence ATGACCTACCATGTCCGAGTGCTGGACATGCCGTCGAGCGATCGCCCGCGAGAACGGCTGCTATCTTATGGGGCCAAAAGCCTCTCTACCGCAGAGCTGCTGGCAATTCTCCTGGGCACAGGCCAGGGGCCGGGCAAGCTCTCGGCGGTGGGGTTAGGGCAGCTGATTTTACAGGAAATGGGGCAAAACCAGCGCGATCCGCTCACCGCCCTGCGGGATGTGTCGGCCCACGATCTAATCGCCATAGATGGTGTCGGCCCAGCCAAAGCCACCACCATACTGGCGGCCATTGAGCTGGGCAAACGGGTGCTGCAGGCGATTCCCCCCGAAAAGACGGTGGTAGACGACCCCGCCATTGCCGCCGCCGCCCTCAGCCACGAGCTGATGTGGCAGGCCCAGGAGCGCTTTGCCGTAGTGCTGCTCGACGTGCGCCACCGGCTGATGGGCACCAAGGTCGTTACCATCGGCACCGCCACCGAGACCCTGGCCCACCCCCGCGAAATTTTTAAGACCGTCATTCGCCACGGTGCGGTGCGCTGCATTGTGGCCCACAACCACCCCTCCGGCAACCTGGAGCCAAGCCCCGACGATCTGGCGCTGACCCGACAGCTGCTGCAGGGGGCACAGATTCTCGCCGTGCCGGTGCTCGACCACTTGATCATCGGCAACGGTGACTTTCGCAGCCTGCGCCAAACTACCCAACTCTGGCAGGAGACGCTCCAGGGGGCCTAG
- a CDS encoding COP23 domain-containing protein yields the protein MVRSTTGTFAKLLTGGLATALLTGPLSAVVQAQTGAEGTPENTPTEPAETDTTPRFTCQMQNGQYTVMYSPTSQPGQAYPWAVPQDMGSAWPAERRCATISARLEEYRPDGLMALETSVENGYNTVCVTTENAPGCRIVFTVPPGQDATATRDLVFDNLAIADRGDQTQGVTTFTGGNSDVLGQIGNILGLPGATTPRARSSGINLKPFLDPTDGGTGARLSGGSPAGRPLNPDAFR from the coding sequence ATGGTTCGTTCTACGACCGGCACGTTCGCTAAGTTACTCACGGGCGGGCTGGCCACCGCGCTACTCACGGGGCCCTTGTCCGCCGTAGTTCAGGCCCAAACCGGTGCCGAAGGTACGCCCGAAAATACTCCGACAGAGCCCGCTGAGACCGACACCACACCTCGGTTTACCTGTCAGATGCAGAACGGCCAATACACCGTGATGTATTCCCCCACCAGCCAGCCGGGGCAGGCCTACCCCTGGGCAGTTCCCCAGGATATGGGCAGTGCCTGGCCAGCCGAGCGGCGCTGTGCCACCATCAGCGCCCGGCTAGAGGAGTACCGTCCTGACGGTCTGATGGCGCTGGAAACGTCGGTAGAAAACGGCTATAACACCGTCTGCGTCACCACCGAGAACGCCCCCGGCTGTCGTATTGTGTTTACCGTACCGCCGGGGCAAGACGCCACGGCCACCCGTGACCTTGTATTTGACAACCTGGCGATCGCCGATCGAGGCGACCAAACCCAGGGAGTGACGACCTTCACCGGCGGCAACAGCGACGTGCTGGGGCAGATTGGCAACATTCTGGGGCTGCCCGGTGCGACCACCCCTAGGGCCCGCTCCAGCGGCATTAACCTAAAGCCCTTTCTCGATCCCACCGACGGCGGTACCGGGGCGCGCCTGAGCGGCGGCAGCCCTGCCGGTCGTCCCCTTAACCCCGACGCCTTTCGCTAG
- the fabI gene encoding enoyl-ACP reductase FabI yields MLDLTGKNALVTGIANNKSIAWGIAQQLHAAGANLGITYLPDEKGRMEGKVKDLVEPLNPSLFLPCNVQDEAQVEQVFSTIGEQWGKLDILIHCLAFANRDDLTGDFSNTSKAGFQLALDVSAYSLITLARGAKPLMTEGGSIVTLTYLGGVRVVPNYNVMGIAKSALEMNVRYLASELGPHNIRVNGISAGPIRTLASSAVGGILDMIHHVEEIAPLRRTVTQTEVGNTAAFLCSDLSTGMTGQILYVDSGYCIMGM; encoded by the coding sequence ATGCTAGACCTGACCGGTAAAAACGCCCTGGTAACAGGCATTGCCAACAACAAATCCATTGCCTGGGGCATTGCCCAACAGCTCCACGCCGCCGGGGCCAACCTGGGCATCACCTACCTGCCCGACGAAAAGGGCCGGATGGAAGGCAAGGTCAAAGACCTGGTGGAACCGCTCAACCCCAGTCTGTTTTTGCCCTGCAATGTGCAGGACGAGGCCCAGGTGGAGCAGGTGTTTAGCACCATTGGCGAGCAGTGGGGCAAGCTCGATATTTTGATCCACTGCCTGGCCTTTGCCAACCGGGACGACCTGACCGGCGATTTTAGCAACACCTCTAAGGCGGGCTTTCAGCTGGCCCTCGATGTCAGCGCCTACTCGCTGATTACCCTGGCGCGGGGGGCCAAGCCGCTGATGACCGAGGGCGGCAGCATCGTCACCCTCACCTACCTGGGCGGCGTGCGGGTGGTGCCCAACTACAACGTTATGGGCATCGCCAAGTCGGCCCTGGAGATGAACGTGCGCTACCTGGCCTCGGAACTCGGCCCCCACAACATTCGCGTCAACGGTATTTCCGCTGGCCCCATCCGCACCCTGGCCTCCTCGGCGGTGGGCGGCATTCTCGACATGATTCACCATGTGGAAGAAATTGCTCCCCTGCGCCGCACGGTGACTCAGACCGAAGTGGGCAACACGGCGGCGTTTCTGTGCAGCGACCTCTCGACGGGTATGACCGGACAGATTCTCTACGTTGACTCGGGCTACTGCATCATGGGCATGTAG
- a CDS encoding type II toxin-antitoxin system HicA family toxin: MAKFPVDAPKRNVIKAFESLGFRMIREREHIVMSRENQDGTQTPLVMPNHSTIKSGTLRAICNQTGVSRDEFLQAYHRS, translated from the coding sequence ATGGCGAAATTTCCGGTTGATGCCCCTAAGAGGAACGTGATTAAAGCCTTTGAGTCCCTCGGCTTTCGGATGATTAGGGAGCGGGAGCATATCGTTATGAGCCGCGAAAACCAGGATGGCACCCAAACGCCCCTCGTCATGCCCAACCATTCAACGATTAAAAGTGGAACGCTGAGAGCCATCTGCAATCAGACTGGTGTCTCTAGGGACGAGTTTTTGCAAGCCTATCATCGCAGTTAA
- a CDS encoding type II toxin-antitoxin system HicB family antitoxin, producing MRQFKIVIEKHSDGYVAYPIGLSGAVVGQGDTYDAALADVKSAIACYVDVFGKEVLDDAPSVEVFLAEAAIAV from the coding sequence ATGAGACAGTTCAAAATCGTAATCGAGAAGCATTCAGACGGTTATGTGGCCTATCCCATCGGTCTTTCTGGGGCTGTGGTCGGGCAGGGTGACACCTATGACGCCGCCCTTGCCGACGTGAAATCTGCCATTGCCTGCTACGTTGATGTCTTTGGCAAAGAGGTGCTAGATGATGCCCCCTCGGTTGAGGTTTTTCTAGCTGAAGCTGCCATTGCTGTCTGA
- a CDS encoding DUF1824 family protein encodes MTTSPAFPAAADIVAIRQRLSQFSCLTTPPVLSPAEAAQVRDDLSCFNAWSDYQTLGICASTLAEGQQALESFLAALGIAVTLDLPPRAGATYLKFNTLKGAWYLDDYSGPSRGVLITFHTSEPEVAEVSGTYGPFPFDLFSAL; translated from the coding sequence ATGACGACCTCGCCTGCCTTTCCCGCCGCCGCTGATATTGTCGCCATTCGCCAGCGGCTGAGCCAGTTTAGCTGTCTGACCACGCCGCCCGTGCTCAGCCCGGCCGAAGCGGCCCAGGTGCGCGATGACCTGAGCTGCTTCAACGCCTGGTCTGACTACCAAACCCTGGGTATTTGCGCTAGCACTCTAGCGGAGGGACAGCAGGCCCTGGAGTCGTTTTTGGCGGCCCTGGGCATTGCCGTCACCCTCGATTTGCCGCCCCGCGCCGGGGCCACCTACCTGAAGTTCAACACCCTTAAAGGGGCCTGGTATTTGGATGACTACAGCGGCCCGTCGCGGGGAGTGCTGATTACCTTTCACACCTCTGAACCCGAAGTGGCTGAGGTATCAGGCACCTACGGCCCGTTTCCCTTTGACCTATTCTCAGCCCTCTAG
- the hisA gene encoding 1-(5-phosphoribosyl)-5-[(5-phosphoribosylamino)methylideneamino]imidazole-4-carboxamide isomerase → MEVIPAIDLIEGRCVRLYQGDYAQTEVFDDNPVAVAQRWVDEGATRLHLVDLDGAKSGKPENWQAIAAIAQAVDIPIEVGGGLRDRARVTDLFALGVRYAILGTAAIENPELVSDLSGEFPGQIIVGIDARDGKVATRGWLETSAVEAIALAQQMEQRGAAAIIYTDIQRDGTLQGPNLPAMRAMAEAVSIPVIASGGVGALRDLLSLLALEPQGVEGVIVGRALYTGDVSLKEAVRAVGNGRWQDVPADLGGSAFA, encoded by the coding sequence ATGGAAGTTATTCCCGCTATTGATTTGATCGAAGGCCGCTGTGTGCGGCTCTACCAGGGCGACTATGCCCAGACCGAGGTGTTTGACGACAACCCGGTGGCGGTGGCGCAGCGATGGGTAGACGAGGGAGCCACGCGGCTGCACCTGGTGGATCTCGATGGGGCCAAGTCGGGCAAGCCGGAGAACTGGCAGGCGATCGCCGCCATTGCCCAAGCCGTAGATATTCCCATCGAAGTGGGGGGCGGCCTACGCGATCGCGCCCGCGTCACCGATCTCTTTGCCCTCGGCGTGCGCTACGCCATTTTGGGCACCGCAGCCATTGAGAACCCCGAGCTGGTCAGCGACCTGAGCGGTGAATTTCCCGGGCAGATCATTGTGGGCATCGACGCCCGCGACGGCAAGGTGGCAACGCGGGGCTGGCTTGAGACGTCGGCGGTGGAGGCGATCGCCCTGGCCCAGCAGATGGAGCAGCGGGGCGCGGCGGCAATTATCTACACCGACATTCAGCGCGACGGCACCCTGCAAGGCCCCAACCTTCCCGCCATGCGAGCCATGGCTGAGGCCGTGTCAATCCCCGTGATCGCCTCCGGCGGCGTCGGTGCCCTGCGCGACCTGCTCAGCCTGCTGGCCCTAGAACCCCAGGGGGTCGAAGGCGTGATTGTAGGCCGCGCCCTCTATACCGGTGATGTCAGCCTTAAAGAAGCGGTGCGGGCCGTGGGCAATGGCCGCTGGCAGGACGTGCCCGCCGACCTCGGCGGGTCAGCCTTTGCCTAA
- a CDS encoding AMIN domain-containing protein, translating to MEQSTYFAQSHRGSGAHRCGGWAGAGLMVSTLLIISPAAQAATLAAWQFDPATQQLTLTLPSGITPQYTVESNPARIVLTLPQTQLGDAVTEQTYSGAVSQVSLSQVNDATVVVLKLAADSVIAADGASLVSIAAGEQTRWVLTALATAPGAASTVSVPNSNSAPGNGSMIVELPVIPGSDSRLGFPEAGTGRLSTSAANLMLPSDIANLTNLPETLPVDPFNLGQSGEQVSVPSLAELDAALGAVAAAPQGSGSVSVAPPAAAAAQPGAIAALPAVQPPASTGSVLTVEPPPAAGGAAEPPLAATPAPETVASQPASSLEPAAIAEPQTVAPIDTETSGVPIAVTPPELPTPALPAVEPAIAAAAAEEPGAIAVDPPATAAAPSGPATAIAADPPVLPNLPSATAPAGQPSLLTQEPPPIATVPVERAGSDSNLLTVPTAPTTASQGNVVPPDSPMVLAAAGEPILFGSPLPQESQQAALPSAVDAAPSDRPLSPDTLIAAGTVLELRYVGNEPLDLNTNSTQNQVLLLAHDIRDPITNGIVAPAGSQLIGQFEPTPQGQRWVSKMLIAPTGQQVDFASTTEYMVGTTEVSSPRLAAGAGLGALALMLLTSFSGIGLLGGALIGATTVVGTSPQYVVIEPNQIIQVQVMQDIPRAIPIAAAPETSREWGTGGW from the coding sequence ATGGAACAGTCCACCTATTTTGCTCAATCTCACCGAGGCTCAGGCGCGCACCGCTGCGGTGGCTGGGCCGGTGCCGGGCTAATGGTGTCTACCCTGCTGATCATCAGCCCCGCCGCCCAGGCCGCAACCCTGGCCGCCTGGCAGTTTGACCCGGCCACCCAGCAGTTGACCCTGACACTGCCCAGCGGCATTACTCCTCAGTACACCGTCGAGAGTAACCCCGCCCGCATCGTGCTCACCCTGCCTCAAACCCAGCTGGGGGACGCAGTTACCGAGCAGACCTACAGCGGGGCCGTCAGCCAGGTGAGCCTGAGTCAGGTCAACGATGCCACTGTAGTGGTGCTCAAACTAGCAGCCGATAGCGTGATAGCAGCGGACGGGGCCAGCCTGGTCTCCATTGCCGCTGGCGAGCAAACTCGGTGGGTGCTCACCGCCCTAGCCACTGCCCCTGGTGCGGCCTCTACGGTGTCCGTACCCAACAGCAATTCAGCACCAGGCAATGGCTCCATGATTGTGGAACTGCCTGTCATTCCAGGCAGTGATTCGCGACTGGGGTTTCCGGAGGCGGGCACCGGGCGGCTGAGCACCTCGGCGGCCAACCTGATGCTGCCCAGCGATATCGCCAACCTTACCAACCTGCCCGAAACCCTGCCCGTTGACCCCTTCAATCTGGGCCAGTCCGGAGAGCAGGTGTCAGTACCAAGCCTGGCGGAGCTCGATGCGGCCCTCGGCGCGGTGGCGGCCGCGCCCCAGGGCTCCGGCTCGGTCTCGGTGGCACCGCCGGCTGCCGCTGCGGCCCAGCCGGGGGCGATCGCCGCGCTACCGGCGGTACAGCCCCCCGCCAGCACCGGCTCCGTGCTGACCGTTGAGCCACCGCCAGCAGCCGGAGGTGCGGCTGAGCCGCCGCTGGCCGCTACCCCTGCCCCTGAAACCGTAGCCAGCCAGCCAGCCAGTTCCCTCGAACCCGCTGCCATCGCCGAGCCCCAGACTGTAGCGCCCATTGACACCGAAACCAGCGGTGTGCCCATTGCGGTGACACCGCCAGAGCTACCGACCCCAGCACTGCCCGCTGTAGAACCGGCGATCGCCGCCGCTGCCGCTGAGGAGCCAGGGGCGATCGCCGTGGATCCCCCCGCCACTGCCGCGGCCCCCAGCGGCCCAGCCACGGCAATTGCCGCCGATCCGCCCGTGCTGCCAAACCTCCCCTCGGCCACCGCCCCAGCCGGACAGCCCAGCCTCCTCACCCAGGAGCCCCCGCCGATCGCGACGGTACCCGTGGAGCGGGCGGGCAGCGACTCCAATCTCCTGACGGTGCCCACGGCTCCTACCACGGCAAGTCAGGGCAATGTTGTTCCCCCCGATAGCCCGATGGTCTTAGCCGCCGCTGGCGAACCAATTCTGTTTGGCAGTCCCCTGCCCCAGGAGAGCCAGCAGGCAGCCCTGCCCAGCGCCGTGGACGCGGCTCCCAGCGATCGCCCCCTTTCCCCCGACACCCTGATAGCCGCCGGTACGGTGCTGGAGCTGCGCTACGTGGGCAACGAACCCCTCGACCTCAACACCAACTCCACCCAAAACCAGGTGCTGCTGCTGGCCCACGACATTCGCGACCCAATTACCAACGGCATTGTAGCCCCGGCGGGCAGCCAGCTGATTGGTCAGTTTGAGCCCACCCCTCAGGGTCAGCGGTGGGTGAGCAAAATGCTGATTGCCCCCACCGGGCAGCAGGTTGATTTCGCCAGCACCACCGAGTACATGGTGGGCACCACTGAAGTCAGCAGCCCCCGGCTGGCCGCCGGGGCCGGGCTGGGGGCCCTCGCGCTGATGCTGTTGACCAGCTTCAGCGGCATTGGTCTATTGGGGGGCGCGCTGATAGGGGCCACCACCGTCGTGGGCACCTCCCCCCAGTACGTTGTCATTGAGCCCAACCAGATCATTCAGGTGCAGGTGATGCAGGATATTCCCCGCGCTATTCCCATCGCCGCCGCCCCAGAGACGAGTCGCGAGTGGGGCACGGGGGGCTGGTAG